A part of Sander vitreus isolate 19-12246 chromosome 8, sanVit1, whole genome shotgun sequence genomic DNA contains:
- the ric8b gene encoding chaperone Ric-8B isoform X2 — protein sequence MDLNIILSQLETANEEEIEKLLRQYNLENSRTFSFDQKEETLRSKLCQGVLSVLERQVQPSCQKTCLETLRILSRDKRVLAPVATREGMLILGGMARLTAGENGDDNNQKSSQEDTQSEEERVVVVEALKCLCNVVYNSPAAQQVSVDVQLANGLCASLGMARTWHHEVGLFTLRLLFLLSALRPDVRGILRREWHAVRLLTEILEHTLDVSWVGPYEAARPDPQALPLPAEDNERAMEALKALFNLTLSDAGGEEDDHQFRLIAAILRHLLMLKTETEEKTEEAHSHAINLLNNLPVSCLDVLIDVPVQGGLEIYGGKNMDSVQLLIDFMEKRIDKGSNYKEGLTPVLSLLTEGSRHYREIRRYIKAQVLPPLKDVKIRPEIGTTTRNKLVRLMTHVDMGVKQSAAEFLFVLCKESVDNLLKYTGYGNAAGLLVARGLLAGGRGETQYSQDEDSDTEEYKSAKPFINPITGHVEEPMPNPIEEMTEEQKEYEAQKLVNMFDRLSRQNVIRPMGVRPDGTLAPLEETLCDPREDSGSDSD from the exons ATGGATTTGAATATTATCTTGTCACAGCTTGAAACTGCCAACGAAGAGGAAATCGAGAAACTTCTGCGACAGTACAATCTAGAG AACAGTCGCACCTTCAGTTTTGACCAAAAGGAAGAAACCCTGCGGAGT AAGCTGTGTCAGGGTGTGTTGTCAGTTCTTGAGAGGCAGGTGCAGCCCAGCTGTCAGAAGACATGTCTGGAGACACTCCGCATTCTGTCCAGAGACAAGCGTGTCCTCGCACCTGTAGCCACCAGGGAGGGCATGCTAATCCTGGGGGGAATGGCGAGGTTGACTGCTGGAGAAAACGGAGATGACAACAACCAGAAAAGCTCTCAGGAAGACACCCAGTCGGAGGAGGagagggtggtggtggtggaggccTTAAAGTGCCTATGCAATGTGGTGTACAATAGTCCTGCGGCTCAGCAGGTTAGTGTAGACGTGCAGCTGGCTAATGGCCTGTGTGCCAGCCTGGGAATGGCCCGCACATGGCACCATGAGGTGGGCTTGTTCACACTGCGCCTTCTCTTCCTCTTGTCTGCACTGAGACCTGATGTGAGAGGGATTTTGAGGAGAGAATGGCATGCTGTGAGACTACTGACAGAGATCCTGGAGCACACCCTGGATGTGAGCTGGGTTGGTCCCTATGAAGCTGCCCGTCCAGATCCACAGGCCCTGCCCCTGCCTGCAGAGGACAATGAGAGAGCAATGGAGGCACTCAAAGCCTTGTTCAACCTCACACTGTCTGACGCTGGTGGTGAG GAGGATGACCACCAGTTCCGACTCATCGCTGCCATCCTGCGTCATCTGTTGATGCTGAAGACTGAGACCGAGGAGAAAACAGAGGAAGCACACAG CCATGCCATCAACCTGCTGAATAACCTGCCTGTGTCCTGCCTGGACGTGTTAATCGACGTGCCTGTACAGGGAGGACTAGAGATATATGGTGGGAAAAACATGGATTCTGTCCAGCTGTTAATAGACTTCATGGAGAAAAGGATTGACAAG GGCTCAAACTACAAAGAGGGTTTGACTCCGGTGCTCAGCCTTTTGACTGAGGGATCCAGACACTACAGGGAGATCCGCAGATATATCAAAGCTCAG GTACTTCCCCCACTGAAAGATGTGAAGATCAGGCCAGAGATCGGCACAACCACCAGAAACAAGTTGGTCCGCCTTATGACCCATGTTGACATGGGTGTGAAGCAGAGCGCTGCAGAGTTTCTCTTCGTCCTCTGCAAAGAAAGCG TGGACAACCTGTTGAAGTACACAGGATATGGAAACGCAGCAGGACTTCTGGTGGCTCGAGGACTCCTcgcaggagggagaggagagactcAGTACTCCCAAGATGAAGACTCCGACACAGAGGAATACAAATCTGCTAAACCCTT CATCAACCCCATCACTGGTCATGTGGAGGAGCCGATGCCGAACCCCATCGAAGAGATGACTGAAGAGCAGAAGGAGTACGAAGCCCAGAAACTTGTCAATATGTTTGACAGGTTGTCAAG GCAGAACGTGATCCGGCCAATGGGGGTCAGGCCTGACGGGACGTTAGCACCTCTTGAAGAAACTCTCTGTGATCCACGCGAGGACTCGGGATCAGACTCCGACTAG
- the ric8b gene encoding chaperone Ric-8B isoform X1: MDLNIILSQLETANEEEIEKLLRQYNLENSRTFSFDQKEETLRSKLCQGVLSVLERQVQPSCQKTCLETLRILSRDKRVLAPVATREGMLILGGMARLTAGENGDDNNQKSSQEDTQSEEERVVVVEALKCLCNVVYNSPAAQQVSVDVQLANGLCASLGMARTWHHEVGLFTLRLLFLLSALRPDVRGILRREWHAVRLLTEILEHTLDVSWVGPYEAARPDPQALPLPAEDNERAMEALKALFNLTLSDAGGEEDDHQFRLIAAILRHLLMLKTETEEKTEEAHSHAINLLNNLPVSCLDVLIDVPVQGGLEIYGGKNMDSVQLLIDFMEKRIDKQGSNYKEGLTPVLSLLTEGSRHYREIRRYIKAQVLPPLKDVKIRPEIGTTTRNKLVRLMTHVDMGVKQSAAEFLFVLCKESVDNLLKYTGYGNAAGLLVARGLLAGGRGETQYSQDEDSDTEEYKSAKPFINPITGHVEEPMPNPIEEMTEEQKEYEAQKLVNMFDRLSRQNVIRPMGVRPDGTLAPLEETLCDPREDSGSDSD; the protein is encoded by the exons ATGGATTTGAATATTATCTTGTCACAGCTTGAAACTGCCAACGAAGAGGAAATCGAGAAACTTCTGCGACAGTACAATCTAGAG AACAGTCGCACCTTCAGTTTTGACCAAAAGGAAGAAACCCTGCGGAGT AAGCTGTGTCAGGGTGTGTTGTCAGTTCTTGAGAGGCAGGTGCAGCCCAGCTGTCAGAAGACATGTCTGGAGACACTCCGCATTCTGTCCAGAGACAAGCGTGTCCTCGCACCTGTAGCCACCAGGGAGGGCATGCTAATCCTGGGGGGAATGGCGAGGTTGACTGCTGGAGAAAACGGAGATGACAACAACCAGAAAAGCTCTCAGGAAGACACCCAGTCGGAGGAGGagagggtggtggtggtggaggccTTAAAGTGCCTATGCAATGTGGTGTACAATAGTCCTGCGGCTCAGCAGGTTAGTGTAGACGTGCAGCTGGCTAATGGCCTGTGTGCCAGCCTGGGAATGGCCCGCACATGGCACCATGAGGTGGGCTTGTTCACACTGCGCCTTCTCTTCCTCTTGTCTGCACTGAGACCTGATGTGAGAGGGATTTTGAGGAGAGAATGGCATGCTGTGAGACTACTGACAGAGATCCTGGAGCACACCCTGGATGTGAGCTGGGTTGGTCCCTATGAAGCTGCCCGTCCAGATCCACAGGCCCTGCCCCTGCCTGCAGAGGACAATGAGAGAGCAATGGAGGCACTCAAAGCCTTGTTCAACCTCACACTGTCTGACGCTGGTGGTGAG GAGGATGACCACCAGTTCCGACTCATCGCTGCCATCCTGCGTCATCTGTTGATGCTGAAGACTGAGACCGAGGAGAAAACAGAGGAAGCACACAG CCATGCCATCAACCTGCTGAATAACCTGCCTGTGTCCTGCCTGGACGTGTTAATCGACGTGCCTGTACAGGGAGGACTAGAGATATATGGTGGGAAAAACATGGATTCTGTCCAGCTGTTAATAGACTTCATGGAGAAAAGGATTGACAAG CAGGGCTCAAACTACAAAGAGGGTTTGACTCCGGTGCTCAGCCTTTTGACTGAGGGATCCAGACACTACAGGGAGATCCGCAGATATATCAAAGCTCAG GTACTTCCCCCACTGAAAGATGTGAAGATCAGGCCAGAGATCGGCACAACCACCAGAAACAAGTTGGTCCGCCTTATGACCCATGTTGACATGGGTGTGAAGCAGAGCGCTGCAGAGTTTCTCTTCGTCCTCTGCAAAGAAAGCG TGGACAACCTGTTGAAGTACACAGGATATGGAAACGCAGCAGGACTTCTGGTGGCTCGAGGACTCCTcgcaggagggagaggagagactcAGTACTCCCAAGATGAAGACTCCGACACAGAGGAATACAAATCTGCTAAACCCTT CATCAACCCCATCACTGGTCATGTGGAGGAGCCGATGCCGAACCCCATCGAAGAGATGACTGAAGAGCAGAAGGAGTACGAAGCCCAGAAACTTGTCAATATGTTTGACAGGTTGTCAAG GCAGAACGTGATCCGGCCAATGGGGGTCAGGCCTGACGGGACGTTAGCACCTCTTGAAGAAACTCTCTGTGATCCACGCGAGGACTCGGGATCAGACTCCGACTAG
- the LOC144522000 gene encoding NAD-dependent protein deacetylase sirtuin-3 isoform X2, with protein sequence MNRSRASWNKKAPQPPVTRMTRSSSSQTRPTDPTENQDSGTGPYGKQRRKQTDSALAQDLSQMSVSGLDALPTSEGKMSKGSCDPVQAGQSSGSTSSPGSPSALSAKSSSRGGLASVARLVKLGRCKNVVVVAGAGISTASGIPDFRTPGTGLYANMEKYNIPYPEAIFNIDYFSNDPQPFFSLAKALYPGSHRPNYIHYFIRMLHHKGLLLRMYTQNIDGLEKLCGIPDDKLVEAHGSFAKASCHLCYTAYPAEEAKHAIMNDNVPICTFCAATVKPDVVFFGEDLPQKYFLHTKDFPKADLLIIMGTSLQIEPFASLVNTVHSTVPRLLLNRHAVGPFEKVPLRRGDHMELGDLEDTVRRFAEMLGWNDEIEELMRSQETLPWVSKWTDILSEQRSSRASSWDGDIQAQTRRSTSSQQRQRGDRLRDRQQELCIIQPEQLTLHVS encoded by the exons ATGAACAGGTCCAGGGCCAGCTGGAATAAAAAAGCCCCCCAGCCTCCAGTCACCAGGATGACCCGCAGCTCCAGCTCCCAGACCAGGCCCACCGACCCCACAGAGAACCAGGACTCTGGGACGGGTCCGTATGGAAAACAACGAAGGAAACAGACAGACTCTGCTTTGGCCCAGGACCTCAGTCAGATGAGTGTGAGCGGACTGGACGCTTTACCTACAAG TGAAGGAAAGATGTCCAAAGGTAGCTGTGACCCTGTGCAAGCTGGTCAGTCCTCTGGGTCCACATCCAGTCCGGGCAGTCCGTCTGCGTTATCTGCCAAGTCTTCATCCCGGGGCGGTCTAGCCTCTGTGGCTCGACTGGTGAAGCTTGGCCGCTGTAAGAATGTAGTGGTGGTGGCCGGAGCGGGAATCAGCACAGCCAGCGGCATCCCAGACTTCAG AACTCCAGGAACAGGTCTTTATGCCAACATGGAGAAGTACAACATCCCTTACCCTGAAGCTATTTTCAACATTGACTACTTCTCCAACGACCCGCAGCCTTTCTTCTCCCTGGCCAAGGCTCTGTATCCTGGCAGCCACCGACCAAACTACATACACTACTTTATCCGCATGCTTCATCACAAAGGCCTGCTGCTCCGTATGTACACCCAGAACATCGACGGACTGGAGAAAC TGTGTGGCATCCCAGATGACAAGCTTGTGGAAGCTCATGGTAGTTTTGCCAAAGCTTCCTGTCACCTGTGCTACACCGCGTACCCTGCTGAGGAGGCTAAG caTGCCATAATGAACGACAACGTCCCCATATGCACATTCTGCGCTGCAACAGTCAAACCTGACGTTGTGTTTTTTGGAGAGGACCTTCCACAGAAGTATTTCCTCCACACTAAAGACTTCCCCAAAGCAGACCTGCTAATCATTATGGGCACATCTTTACAG ATTGAGCCATTTGCCAGCCTGGTGAACACGGTGCACTCCACTGTGCCACGTCTCCTCCTGAATCGGCATGCTGTGGGTCCCTTTGAGAAGGTCCCACTGAGGAGAGGAGACCACATGGAGCTGGGTGACCTGGAGGACACAGTGCGGAGGTTTGCTGAAATGCTTGGCTGGAACGATGAGATTGAGGAGCTGATGAGGAGTCAGGAAACACTG CCCTGGGTCAGTAAGTGGACAGACATCTTGTCAGAGCAGAGGAGCTCCAGAGCCTCCAGTTGGGATGGAGACATCCAGGCCCAGACCAGGAGGTCAACGAGCAGCCAGCAGCGGCAGCGAGGAGACAGACTCCGAGACAGACAGCAAGAGCTCTGCATCATCCAGCCTGAGCAACTGACGCTGCATGTTTCATAA
- the LOC144522000 gene encoding NAD-dependent protein deacetylase sirtuin-3 isoform X1, translating into MNRSRASWNKKAPQPPVTRMTRSSSSQTRPTDPTENQDSGTGPYGKQRRKQTDSALAQDLSQMSVSGLDALPTSEGKMSKGSCDPVQAGQSSGSTSSPGSPSALSAKSSSRGGLASVARLVKLGRCKNVVVVAGAGISTASGIPDFRTPGTGLYANMEKYNIPYPEAIFNIDYFSNDPQPFFSLAKALYPGSHRPNYIHYFIRMLHHKGLLLRMYTQNIDGLEKLCGIPDDKLVEAHGSFAKASCHLCYTAYPAEEAKHAIMNDNVPICTFCAATVKPDVVFFGEDLPQKYFLHTKDFPKADLLIIMGTSLQIEPFASLVNTVHSTVPRLLLNRHAVGPFEKVPLRRGDHMELGDLEDTVRRFAEMLGWNDEIEELMRSQETLGIPTLISSPGSVSGQTSCQSRGAPEPPVGMETSRPRPGGQRAASSGSEETDSETDSKSSASSSLSN; encoded by the exons ATGAACAGGTCCAGGGCCAGCTGGAATAAAAAAGCCCCCCAGCCTCCAGTCACCAGGATGACCCGCAGCTCCAGCTCCCAGACCAGGCCCACCGACCCCACAGAGAACCAGGACTCTGGGACGGGTCCGTATGGAAAACAACGAAGGAAACAGACAGACTCTGCTTTGGCCCAGGACCTCAGTCAGATGAGTGTGAGCGGACTGGACGCTTTACCTACAAG TGAAGGAAAGATGTCCAAAGGTAGCTGTGACCCTGTGCAAGCTGGTCAGTCCTCTGGGTCCACATCCAGTCCGGGCAGTCCGTCTGCGTTATCTGCCAAGTCTTCATCCCGGGGCGGTCTAGCCTCTGTGGCTCGACTGGTGAAGCTTGGCCGCTGTAAGAATGTAGTGGTGGTGGCCGGAGCGGGAATCAGCACAGCCAGCGGCATCCCAGACTTCAG AACTCCAGGAACAGGTCTTTATGCCAACATGGAGAAGTACAACATCCCTTACCCTGAAGCTATTTTCAACATTGACTACTTCTCCAACGACCCGCAGCCTTTCTTCTCCCTGGCCAAGGCTCTGTATCCTGGCAGCCACCGACCAAACTACATACACTACTTTATCCGCATGCTTCATCACAAAGGCCTGCTGCTCCGTATGTACACCCAGAACATCGACGGACTGGAGAAAC TGTGTGGCATCCCAGATGACAAGCTTGTGGAAGCTCATGGTAGTTTTGCCAAAGCTTCCTGTCACCTGTGCTACACCGCGTACCCTGCTGAGGAGGCTAAG caTGCCATAATGAACGACAACGTCCCCATATGCACATTCTGCGCTGCAACAGTCAAACCTGACGTTGTGTTTTTTGGAGAGGACCTTCCACAGAAGTATTTCCTCCACACTAAAGACTTCCCCAAAGCAGACCTGCTAATCATTATGGGCACATCTTTACAG ATTGAGCCATTTGCCAGCCTGGTGAACACGGTGCACTCCACTGTGCCACGTCTCCTCCTGAATCGGCATGCTGTGGGTCCCTTTGAGAAGGTCCCACTGAGGAGAGGAGACCACATGGAGCTGGGTGACCTGGAGGACACAGTGCGGAGGTTTGCTGAAATGCTTGGCTGGAACGATGAGATTGAGGAGCTGATGAGGAGTCAGGAAACACTG GGCATCCCTACATTAATAAGCAGCCCTGGGTCAGTAAGTGGACAGACATCTTGTCAGAGCAGAGGAGCTCCAGAGCCTCCAGTTGGGATGGAGACATCCAGGCCCAGACCAGGAGGTCAACGAGCAGCCAGCAGCGGCAGCGAGGAGACAGACTCCGAGACAGACAGCAAGAGCTCTGCATCATCCAGCCTGAGCAACTGA